The Corallococcus soli genome contains a region encoding:
- a CDS encoding imm11 family protein, whose protein sequence is MSSVPQGANKYFLLVSEVLDGYCAIFKMPGGMRDIHKPGLGVRMGDIYPPGLRFQMAKEEKGLKVADVIPNALGYLMVSARMKALLEQHAGGEVEFLRFTLLNHRGRVASEDCYIANLIGTQDCVDMARSEGDASEFNPRRLVFVRRLVLDETKVTPEARLFRTTTVPSIPIIRGDLKDLFEREGVTGPTLYPVGTEVALTP, encoded by the coding sequence ATGTCCTCGGTCCCCCAAGGGGCGAACAAGTATTTCCTGCTGGTGAGTGAGGTGTTGGATGGGTACTGCGCCATCTTCAAGATGCCAGGCGGCATGCGCGACATCCACAAGCCCGGCCTTGGAGTGCGCATGGGGGATATCTACCCGCCTGGGTTGCGCTTCCAGATGGCCAAGGAGGAGAAGGGACTGAAGGTTGCCGACGTCATCCCCAATGCGCTGGGATACCTCATGGTCTCCGCAAGGATGAAAGCGCTGCTTGAGCAGCACGCGGGAGGAGAGGTCGAATTTCTTCGCTTCACGCTCCTCAATCATCGTGGGCGCGTTGCCAGCGAGGACTGCTACATCGCCAATCTCATCGGAACCCAGGATTGCGTGGACATGGCCCGAAGCGAAGGGGATGCGAGTGAGTTCAACCCCCGTCGCCTGGTGTTCGTGAGGCGTCTCGTCCTGGACGAGACCAAGGTCACGCCCGAGGCCAGGCTCTTTCGCACGACCACGGTGCCGTCCATTCCCATCATTCGCGGAGACCTCAAGGATCTCTTCGAGAGGGAGGGCGTCACGGGGCCGACCCTCTATCCCGTGGGAACCGAAGTGGCCTTGACTCCATGA